Proteins co-encoded in one Brassica rapa cultivar Chiifu-401-42 chromosome A02, CAAS_Brap_v3.01, whole genome shotgun sequence genomic window:
- the LOC103854656 gene encoding E3 ubiquitin-protein ligase ATL31, whose product MKSFFDGGPNRKQPALLAVVLLLLLTMSELASGQPSQSDPNNPYDYGGRLSPVMAVVVVVVIALLFFMGFFTIYLRHCTSASDGGSVNPRVGARRVINSTVARGLDAEMLETFPTFVYSEVKTQKIGKGALECAICLNEFEDDETLRLLPKCDHVFHPHCIDAWLKSHVTCPVCRTNLAEQEQTTAGPVEPEVVTEIDLESQQTVVPEPAVEGGSVARVKLPRSHTTGHSVVLPGECTERFTLRLPEELRKKIMANWKMNRSNSLLVRSRSGKPVERSRARSDRWLFIKTPSFLWRSRDDGSIRLGGNGSVKANAVTSPTGDSVRAEGWNFLRNPSFMWRGTPVPSPRVEVNIKDGEGTSSVQSQHTGTVGLSSGSVRLPV is encoded by the coding sequence ATGAAGAGCTTCTTCGATGGTGGTCCTAATCGAAAGCAACCAGCTTTACTAGCTGTTGTCCTGTTACTACTACTAACCATGTCGGAGCTAGCTTCTGGTCAACCGAGCCAATCCGACCCGAACAACCCGTATGACTACGGCGGCAGGTTAAGTCCAGTCATGGCTGTTGTCGTGGTGGTCGTGATcgctcttctcttcttcatggGCTTCTTCACCATCTACCTCCGTCACTGCACCAGCGCATCCGACGGCGGCAGCGTTAACCCACGTGTAGGCGCGAGGAGAGTGATAAACTCGACGGTGGCGCGTGGGCTAGACGCGGAGATGCTCGAGACGTTCCCTACTTTCGTGTACTCTGAAGTTAAGACGCAGAAGATAGGTAAAGGCGCGTTGGAGTGTGCGATATGTCTGAACGAGTTCGAGGACGACGAAACGCTGCGTTTGCTGCCTAAGTGCGATCACGTGTTCCACCCTCACTGCATCGACGCGTGGCTGAAGAGTCACGTGACTTGTCCGGTTTGCCGGACCAATCTCGCTGAGCAAGAGCAGACAACAGCTGGGCCGGTCGAACCGGAAGTTGTAACCGAAATTGATCTCGAGTCGCAGCAAACGGTGGTTCCTGAACCGGCGGTGGAAGGTGGGAGTGTGGCACGTGTCAAGCTCCCGAGGTCGCACACGACGGGGCATTCGGTGGTGTTACCTGGAGAATGTACCGAGCGGTTTACGTTAAGGTTACCGGAAGAGTTAAGGAAAAAGATTATGGCAAATTGGAAGATGAACCGGTCGAATAGTCTTTTGGTTCGATCGAGGAGTGGTAAACCGGTTGAACGGTCAAGGGCTCGGTCGGACCGGTGGTTGTTTATCAAAACACCGTCGTTTTTGTGGAGGAGTAGGGACGATGGTTCGATTAGGCTAGGTGGTAACGGTAGTGTCAAAGCAAATGCAGTAACAAGTCCAACCGGTGATTCGGTACGAGCAGAAGGATGGAATTTTCTTAGAAACCCGTCTTTTATGTGGAGGGGTACGCCGGTTCCTTCGCCGAGAGTTGAAGTTAATATTAAAGACGGTGAAGGAACATCATCGGTTCAAAGTCAACATACGGGTACAGTTGGTTTATCTAGTGGTTCCGTTAGATTACCGGTTTAG
- the LOC103854822 gene encoding uncharacterized protein LOC103854822 encodes MSAAMDRALMALSLEEEYKPFDMPDLPGFCSNEKNKLSLVGRMLNPECQKMSTLIWRMPGKWSKEGKCRGVALSRERFQFFFDHEHDLLDVLEKGVHTFNEWALAIERWVEEPPDDYLQFISLWVRISNIPINYYTKEAIMALGDLVGEVKEFIFDPTKPQTQPYERVLVKFNVANSLKTSRVINIKGAKPVTIHYNYERIQKRCFTCFRLNHEQSICPLVVKRRKDEAFARRQAISNELELKKVVLHEDDPLYGVLTEDQVGTSAVTGKPKIVKEVLDEMRQYLMLSTDEDRIVREERVRSSVAAVEQDPMLQRTVLRLEAPPVISQDFNKGKGVVYSYEELQKPKEGRS; translated from the coding sequence ATGTCGGCTGCAATGGATAGAGCTTTGATGGCTCTGTCGTTGGAGGAAGAATATAAACCGTTCGACATGCCGGATCTTCCGGGGTTTTGTTCGAATGAGAAGAATAAGCTAAGTTTGGTGGGTAGAATGTTAAATCCAGAGTGTCAGAAGATGTCTACACTGATCTGGAGAATGCCCGGAAAGTGGTCAAAGGAAGGCAAATGTCGAGGAGTGGCTCTGTCTCGGGAGCGTTTTCAGTTCTTCTTCGACCATGAACATGACCTGCTCGATGTGTTAGAGAAAGGGGTCCATACGTTTAATGAGTGGGCTTTGGCGATTGAGAGGTGGGTAGAAGAGCCACCGGATGATTATCTGCAGTTTATTTCTTTGTGGGTTCGTATAAGCAACATCCCGATAAACTATTACACAAAGGAAGCTATTATGGCGCTTGGTGACTTGGTTGGAGAAGTGAAGGAGTTCATCTTCGACCCCACAAAGCCTCAAACACAACCTTACGAGAGGGTTCTAGTTAAGTTCAATGTGGCGAACTCATTGAAGACTTCTAGAGTCATAAACATCAAAGGAGCTAAACCGGTGACCATCCACTACAACTATGAAAGGATCCAGAAGAGGTGTTTCACCTGCTTCAGGCTTAACCATGAGCAAAGTATCTGTCCCTTGGTTGTGAAGAGAAGAAAAGATGAAGCTTTTGCTAGGCGTCAAGCGATCTCTAACGAGTTGGAACTAAAAAAGGTTGTATTACATGAAGACGATCCTCTCTATGGGGTTCTCACTGAAGATCAGGTGGGGACTAGTGCGGTCACAGGAAAGCCGAAAATTGTGAAAGAAGTTCTGGATGAGATGAGACAGTACTTGATGCTGTCAACAGATGAGGATCGTATTGTTAGGGAAGAAAGAGTGAGAAGCTCGGTAGCAGCGGTGGAGCAAGACCCTATGCTGCAGCGTACTGTTCTAAGACTCGAGGCTCCTCCTGTTATATCTCAAGATTTTAATAAAGGGAAAGGAGTGGTCTACAGCTATGAGGAGCTTCAGAAACCGAAAGAGGGCAGGTCGTAG
- the LOC103854658 gene encoding signal peptidase complex subunit 3B, with the protein MHSFGYRANALLTFAVTILAFICAIASFSDNFSNQTPSAQIQILNINWFQKQPHGNDEVSLTLNITADLQSLFTWNTKQVFAFVAAEYETSKNSLNQVSLWDAIIPEKEEANFWIQISNKYRFIDQGHNLRGKDFNLTLHWHVMPKTGKMFADKIVMSGYRLPNAYR; encoded by the exons ATGCATTCTTTTGGGTACAGAGCGAACGCTCTCCTCACATTCGCTGTCACGATACTAGCCTTCATCTGCGCGATTGCGTCCTTCTCTGATAACTTCAGCAACCAAACTCCCTCTGCTCAGATCCAG ATATTGAATATCAATTGGTTTCAGAAGCAACCCCATGGAAATGATGAG GTCAGCTTGACACTGAACATAACAGCAGACTTGCAGTCACTATTTACTTGGAACACAAAGCAG GTATTCGCTTTTGTAGCAGCAGAGTATGAAACCTCAAAGAACTCACTGAATCAG GTTTCTCTATGGGATGCTATAATACCAGAGAAAGAGGAAGCCAACTTCTGGATTCAAATCTCAAACAAGTACCGTTTCATAGACCAG GGACACAACCTCCGAGGGAAAGACTTCAACTTGACACTCCACTGGCATGTCATGCCCAAGACTGGCAAGATGTTTGCTGACAAAATAGTCATGTCTGGTTATCGTCTACCCAATGCGTACAGATGA
- the LOC103854657 gene encoding mevalonate kinase-like: protein MEVKARAPGKIILAGEHAVVHGSTAVAAAIDLYTYVTLRLPLHSDESNDRLTLQLKDLSLEFTWSVSRLKEGIAYDSSNVSPSTPASCSSQTLKSIAVLVEEQNIPEAKIQLSSGISTFLWIYTSILGFIPATVIITTELPYGSGLGSSAAFCVALTAALIASSTSDKTHGEGWSSLDETNLELLNKWAFEGEKIIHGKPSGIDNTVSAYGNMIKFCSGEITRLKSNMPLRMLITNTKVGRNTKALVSGVSERAVRHPEAMNSVFNAVDSISKEVAAIIQTKDEISVTEKEESVKELMEMNQGLLESMGVSHSSIDTVIQTTLKHKLASKLTGAGGGGCVLTLLPTLVSGTVVEKVVEELESSGFQCFTASIGGKGAEICF, encoded by the exons ATGGAAGTGAAAGCTAGAGCTCCGGGGAAGATCATACTCGCAGGAGAACACGCTGTTGTCCATGGTTCCACAGCTGTAGCTGCAGCCATTGATCTCTACACTTACGTCACTCTCCGCCTTCCTCTTCATTCAG ATGAAAGCAATGATAGGCTTACACTTCAGCTCAAGGACCTTTCCTTGGAGTTTACTTGGTCTGTATCCAGACTCAAAGAAGGGATTGCTTATGATTCAAGCAATGTTTCCCCTTCAACGCCAGCTTCATGCTCCAGCCAGACACTTAAATCAATAGCTGTTTTGGTTGAAGAACAAAACATTCCAGAGGCAAAGATCCAGCTCTCCTCTGGGATCTCCACCTTCCTCTGGATTTACACCAGCATCCTAGG ATTCATTCCGGCTACTGTCATCATTACAACCGAGCTTCCATACGGGTCAGGCCTCGGTTCATCAGCAGCTTTCTGTGTAGCTCTCACAGCTGCTCTCATTGCATCTTCTACTTCAGACAAAACTCATGGCGAAGGTTGGTCTTCTCTAGATGAAACCAATCTTGAGCTGCTGAATAAATGGGCGTTTGAAGGAGAAAAAATCATCCATGGGAAGCCTTCAGGGATAGACAACACCGTCAGTGCATACG GCAACATGATCAAGTTCTGCTCAGGGGAGATAACTCGGTTAAAGTCAAACATGCCTCTGAGGATGTTGATCACCAACACTAAAGTTGGTCGGAACACGAAGGCTCTGGTCTCTGGCGTGTCAGAGAGAGCGGTCAGACATCCAGAGGCGATGAACTCGGTGTTCAATGCTGTAGACTCTATAAGCAAAGAGGTGGCTGCCATCATCCAAACCAAAGACGAGATCTCGGTgacagagaaagaagagagtgtGAAAGAACTCATGGAGATGAACCAAGGCTTGCTGGAGTCAATGGGGGTTAGCCACAGCTCGATTGATACCGTGATACAAACCACTCTCAAGCACAAACTTGCCTCAAAACTGACTGGAGCTGGTGGTGGCGGCTGCGTCCTCACTCTCTTACCTACAC TGGTTTCAGGGACGGTGGTGGAGAAAGTGGTGGAAGAGCTAGAGTCCAGTGGTTTTCAGTGCTTCACTGCTTCAATTGGTGGTAAAGGAGCTGAGATTTGCTTTTGA
- the LOC103854659 gene encoding pentatricopeptide repeat-containing protein At5g27460 isoform X2, which yields MFTRFRLVTNKTFSTTTVLRLVSSRASTDTSSLSHHNSLKEILRKNGPRFSVPSLLQQRLDSGHPVTLPELRSITNRLIKSNRHDIALQMMEWMETQKDVHFSAYDTCLRLELIIKSHGLKQAEEYFEKLSLKASKASYLPLLRGYVRDKLVLEAESLMEKLNGLGFLVTPHPFNEMMKLYEATHQYEKVVLVVSLMKRNKIPRNVLSYNLWMNACCEVSGVECVYKEMVDDKSVEVGWSSLCALANVYVKAGFVEKASLVLESAEKKLNRSNRLGYFFLITLYASLGNKEGVVKLWERSKSVSGRATCANYICVLTSLVKLGDLAEAESVFSEWEGTCFNYDVRVSNVLLGAYMRGGDIRRAEGLHHRVLERGGVPNYKTWEILMEGFVKCQSMEKAIDAMHRAFELMKDCHWRPSQKIVMAIAEYFEKEAKMDEANRYVRDLHRLGLASLPLYRLLLRMHEHVQRPASDIYEMMKLDNIIMDRES from the exons ATGTTCACCAGGTTTCGTCTAGTTACGAATAAGActttctccaccaccaccgttCTTAGGCTCGTGTCTTCACGCGCCTCCACGGACACGTCATCCTTATCTCATCATAATAGCTTGAAGGAGATACTGAGAAAGAACGGTCCACGATTCAGCGTCCCTTCCCTGCTCCAGCAACGACTCGACTCGGGCCACCCCGTCACGTTACCGGAGCTCCGGTCCATCACCAACCGCCTCATTAAATCTAACCGCCACGATATCGCACTCCAG ATGATGGAGTGGATGGAGACTCAAAAAGACGTTCACTTCTCTGCCTACGACACGTGTCTTAGATTGGAGTTAATCATCAAAAGCCACGGCTTGAAACAAGCAGAGGAGTATTTTGAGAAGCTCTCTCTTAAAGCTTCAAAAGCATCTTATCTTCCACTGCTTCGTGGTTATGTTAGGGATAAACTGGTTCTTGAAGCTGAATCTCTCATGGAGAAGCTGAATGGATTGGGGTTTCTCGTCACTCCACACCCATTCAACGAGATGATGAAGCTTTACGAAGCCACTCACCAGTACGAGAAAGTGGTTTTAGTGGTTTCGTTGATGAAGAGGAACAAGATACCGAGAAATGTTCTTTCTTACAATCTCTGGATGAACGCTTGTTGTGAAGTATCCGGTGTGGAGTGTGTTTACAAGGAGATGGTTGATGACAAGAGTGTTGAAGTTGGGTGGAGCTCTTTATGTGCTCTAGCGAATGTTTATGTGAAAGCTGGTTTTGTTGAGAAGGCGAGTTTGGTGCTTGAGAGTGCGGAGAAGAAGTTGAACAGAAGCAATAGGCTTGGATACTTCTTCCTCATCACACTCTATGCATCTTTAGGAAACAAGGAAGGAGTTGTGAAGCTTTGGGAACGTTCAAAGTCTGTTTCCGGCAGGGCTACTTGTGCAAACTACATATGCGTGTTGACGTCCTTGGTGAAACTTGGTGATCTTGCAGAGGCTGAAAGTGTGTTTAGTGAATGGGAGGGGACATGTTTTAACTATGATGTTAGAGTCTCCAATGTTCTTTTGGGTGCTTACATGCGTGGTGGAGATATCCGCAGAGCCGAGGGGTTGCACCACCGTGTGTTGGAGAGAGGAGGTGTTCCAAACTATAAGACTTGGGAGATTTTGATGGAAGGGTTTGTGAAGTGTCAAAGTATGGAGAAAGCTATCGATGCTATGCACCGAGCGTTTGAACTGATGAAGGACTGTCATTGGAGACCGTCACAAAAGATTGTCATGGCCATTGCTGAGTACTTTGAGAAGGAGGCGAAGATGGATGAAGCTAACAGATATGTTAGAGATTTACATCGTTTAGGTCTTGCAAGCTTACCGTTATACAGATTATTACTTAGAATGCATGAACATGTCCAGAGGCCAGCTTCTGACATCTATGAAATGATGAAGTTGGACAATATTATAA TGGATAGAGAAAGTTAA
- the LOC103854659 gene encoding pentatricopeptide repeat-containing protein At5g27460 isoform X1 — MFTRFRLVTNKTFSTTTVLRLVSSRASTDTSSLSHHNSLKEILRKNGPRFSVPSLLQQRLDSGHPVTLPELRSITNRLIKSNRHDIALQMMEWMETQKDVHFSAYDTCLRLELIIKSHGLKQAEEYFEKLSLKASKASYLPLLRGYVRDKLVLEAESLMEKLNGLGFLVTPHPFNEMMKLYEATHQYEKVVLVVSLMKRNKIPRNVLSYNLWMNACCEVSGVECVYKEMVDDKSVEVGWSSLCALANVYVKAGFVEKASLVLESAEKKLNRSNRLGYFFLITLYASLGNKEGVVKLWERSKSVSGRATCANYICVLTSLVKLGDLAEAESVFSEWEGTCFNYDVRVSNVLLGAYMRGGDIRRAEGLHHRVLERGGVPNYKTWEILMEGFVKCQSMEKAIDAMHRAFELMKDCHWRPSQKIVMAIAEYFEKEAKMDEANRYVRDLHRLGLASLPLYRLLLRMHEHVQRPASDIYEMMKLDNIIRENWKYRTL; from the exons ATGTTCACCAGGTTTCGTCTAGTTACGAATAAGActttctccaccaccaccgttCTTAGGCTCGTGTCTTCACGCGCCTCCACGGACACGTCATCCTTATCTCATCATAATAGCTTGAAGGAGATACTGAGAAAGAACGGTCCACGATTCAGCGTCCCTTCCCTGCTCCAGCAACGACTCGACTCGGGCCACCCCGTCACGTTACCGGAGCTCCGGTCCATCACCAACCGCCTCATTAAATCTAACCGCCACGATATCGCACTCCAG ATGATGGAGTGGATGGAGACTCAAAAAGACGTTCACTTCTCTGCCTACGACACGTGTCTTAGATTGGAGTTAATCATCAAAAGCCACGGCTTGAAACAAGCAGAGGAGTATTTTGAGAAGCTCTCTCTTAAAGCTTCAAAAGCATCTTATCTTCCACTGCTTCGTGGTTATGTTAGGGATAAACTGGTTCTTGAAGCTGAATCTCTCATGGAGAAGCTGAATGGATTGGGGTTTCTCGTCACTCCACACCCATTCAACGAGATGATGAAGCTTTACGAAGCCACTCACCAGTACGAGAAAGTGGTTTTAGTGGTTTCGTTGATGAAGAGGAACAAGATACCGAGAAATGTTCTTTCTTACAATCTCTGGATGAACGCTTGTTGTGAAGTATCCGGTGTGGAGTGTGTTTACAAGGAGATGGTTGATGACAAGAGTGTTGAAGTTGGGTGGAGCTCTTTATGTGCTCTAGCGAATGTTTATGTGAAAGCTGGTTTTGTTGAGAAGGCGAGTTTGGTGCTTGAGAGTGCGGAGAAGAAGTTGAACAGAAGCAATAGGCTTGGATACTTCTTCCTCATCACACTCTATGCATCTTTAGGAAACAAGGAAGGAGTTGTGAAGCTTTGGGAACGTTCAAAGTCTGTTTCCGGCAGGGCTACTTGTGCAAACTACATATGCGTGTTGACGTCCTTGGTGAAACTTGGTGATCTTGCAGAGGCTGAAAGTGTGTTTAGTGAATGGGAGGGGACATGTTTTAACTATGATGTTAGAGTCTCCAATGTTCTTTTGGGTGCTTACATGCGTGGTGGAGATATCCGCAGAGCCGAGGGGTTGCACCACCGTGTGTTGGAGAGAGGAGGTGTTCCAAACTATAAGACTTGGGAGATTTTGATGGAAGGGTTTGTGAAGTGTCAAAGTATGGAGAAAGCTATCGATGCTATGCACCGAGCGTTTGAACTGATGAAGGACTGTCATTGGAGACCGTCACAAAAGATTGTCATGGCCATTGCTGAGTACTTTGAGAAGGAGGCGAAGATGGATGAAGCTAACAGATATGTTAGAGATTTACATCGTTTAGGTCTTGCAAGCTTACCGTTATACAGATTATTACTTAGAATGCATGAACATGTCCAGAGGCCAGCTTCTGACATCTATGAAATGATGAAGTTGGACAATATTATAAGGGAAAATTGGAAATATAGGACACTTTGA
- the LOC103854660 gene encoding serine--tRNA ligase, cytoplasmic has protein sequence MLDINLFREEKGNNPEIIRESQRRRFASVEVVDEIIKLDKEWRQRQFEVDNFRKEFNKLNKQVAKLKISGADASEVIQQTEKNKRDATEKEAEVREAYAALKAKLETVGNLIHDSVPVDNDEANNAVNDVWGEKLVASPGFKLKNHVDLVELLDIADTKRGAEIAGARGFFLKGDGLLLNQALINFGLTFLKKRGFTGLQPPFFMRKDVMAKCAQLAQFDEELYKVTGEGDDKYLIATAEQPLCAYHIDEWIPPNELPIRYAGYSSCFRKEAGSHGRDTLGIFRVHQFEKIEQFCITSPNDNESWKMLDEMMQNSKDFYQELKLPYRIVTIVSGALNDAAAKKYDLEAWFPSSETYRELVSCSNCTDYQARRLEIRYGQKKSNEQAKQYVHMLNSTLTATERTICCILENYQRENGVEIPEVLQPFMGGETFLPFKAKPVAADTKGKKSKA, from the exons atgTTGGACATCAATCTTTTCCGGGAAGAGAAGGGGAACAACCCCGAGATCATCCGCGAATCCCAACGCCGGAGATTCGCCAGCGTCGAAGTCGTCGACGAGATCATCAAGCTCGACAAAGAATGGCGCCAGC GTCAATTCGAAGTAGATAATTTCCGTAAGGAGTTCAATAAGCTTAACAAGCAAGTCGCCAAGCTCAAGATC TCTGGTGCTGATGCGAGTGAGGTGATTCAGCAAACGGAGAAGAACAAACGTGATGCTACTGAGAAGGAGGCTGAGGTTCGTGAAGCTTACGCTGCGTTGAAGGCTAAGTTGGAGACTGTTGGGAATCTCATCCACGACTCTGTTCCTGTTGACAACGATGAG GCGAACAATGCTGTGAACGATGTTTGGGGTGAGAAGCTTGTTGCTTCGCCTGGTTTTAAGCTGAAAAACCATGTGGATCTCGTTGAGCTTCTTGACATTGCAGATACCAAGAGAG GTGCTGAGATTGCTGGAGCAAGAGGCTTTTTCCTGAAAGGAGATGGGTTGCTACTTAACCAAGCTCTTATCAACTTTGGGCTGACCTTCTTGAAAAAGAGAGGGTTCACTGGACTGCAGCCTCCGTTCTTCATGAGGAAGGATGTCATGGCCAAGTGCGCACAGTTGGCTCAGTTCGATGAAGAGCTTTACAAG gtGACTGGTGAAGGAGATGACAAGTACCTTATTGCTACTGCTGAGCAACCTCTTTGTGCATACCATATAGATGAATGGATCCCTCCGAACGAGCTTCCCATAAG ATATGCTGGTTACTCGTCCTGCTTTAGAAAGGAGGCTGGGTCCCACGGAAGAGACACACTTGGCATCTTCCGTGTTCACCAGTTTGAGAAGATTGAACAGTTCTGCATCACTAGTCCTAACGATAATGAGTCGTGGAAAATGCTTGACGAGATGATGCAGAACTCGAAAGATTTTTACCAAGAG CTAAAGCTTCCATACCGAATCGTTACCATCGTCTCGGGAGCATTGAACGATGCAGCTGCTAAGAAGTACGACTTGGAAGCTTGGTTTCCTTCGTCGGAGACTTACAGAGAGCTCGTGTCGTGTTCCAACTGCACAGACTACCAAGCTCGAAGACTTGAGATCCGATACGGTCAGAAGAAG AGCAATGAGCAGGCGAAGCAGTACGTACACATGCTGAACTCGACTCTTACCGCTACCGAGAGAACCATCTGCTGCATCCTCGAGAACTACCAGCGAGAGAATGGCGTGGAGATCCCTGAGGTTTTGCAGCCTTTCATGGGCGGAGAGACGTTTTTGCCTTTCAAGGCTAAGCCAGTGGCTGCAGACACCAAAGGCAAAAAGTCCAAAGCTTGA